One Pectinophora gossypiella chromosome 25, ilPecGoss1.1, whole genome shotgun sequence DNA window includes the following coding sequences:
- the LOC126378007 gene encoding uncharacterized protein LOC126378007, protein MADIKVLVASRGRCKGAITRLKNSYSEESYTKMPVEKIKVKRQHLKEVYADYNSLCAQILAVDPQDNDDQADVEETYLDLLANFDLVLNSLQGGNAACSTSRIKLPNVVIPTFTEVKQHLAALKNLGEPIWDSIIVCIVLRKLDMLTSRAFKMERDNKSLPTVVELTEFLERRALALETNDNIPVQNTRPQRLVSHAVATPSASAACSYCKSSQHKLFQCPNFKLAAPNKRLEFALDNKICKVCLSQHKRKCKYHFKCAECKKEHNTLLHGIDSQTTPSVTLLSSTTQGQVLLPTARVKLISQSGTIIYAKALLDSGSQASFVTQRVVDLLQVSPTKSNTTIIGITNHEKSVDKCINLEVHSTVYPFKINVNCHVVKTITSKLPQTHVDLSSIALPSNCQLADPCFYKPGDVHLLLGADIFFQVLLTPLEGAATTSSQRSACGPGAASPEQPSILHTSFGHVVAGSTGTPTTSRPILVRAKVIMQQLWLSETDWDSIPPENLRKMWVDFSHDLSLMEPIKVPRCVTTQGIAVHQLIGFADASSVAYGCCLYLRSIDAQGNIRLELLCSKSRVNPLRKQLTVPRLELNAALLLSELSVKTESLRVSSIDGFLAC, encoded by the exons ATGGCAGATATAAAAGTGTTAGTAGCAAGCCGAGGTCGCTGCAAAGGCGCAATTACGCGTTTGAAAAATTCGTATAGTGAGGAATCTTATACGAAAATGCCGGTCgaaaaaattaaagttaaacGGCAGCACTTAAAGGAGGTTTACGCAGACTATAATAGTCTGTGCGCGCAGATTCTAGCAGTCGACCCACAGGATAATGACGACCAGGCGGACGTGGAAGAAACATACCTCGATTTGTTGGCAAATTTCGACCTTGTTTTAAACAGTTTACAAGGCGGCAACGCGGCGTGCTCAACATCACGGATAAAGCTACCGAACGTAGTTATTCCTACATTTACTG AAGTCAAGCAGCATCTGGCAGCATTAAAAAACCTGGGTGAGCCCATATGGGACAGCATCATCGTATGTATTGTGCTACGCAAATTAGACATGCTGACAAGCCGGGCTTTCAAGATGGAGCGCGACAACAAGTCTCTGCCAACAGTTGTGGAGCTGACAGAGTTTTTAGAGCGGCGAGCGTTGGCTTTAGAAACCAACGACAACATTCCTGTCCAGAACACGCGCCCGCAACGCCTTGTTAGCCATGCTGTAGCAACACCCTCTGCTTCTGCTGCATGTTCTTACTGTAAGTCATCCCAGCACAAATTATTTCAATGTCCCAACTTCAAACTTGCTGCACCAAACAAGCGCTTAGAGTTTGCATTAGACAACAAAATATGTAAAGTTTGTTTGTCCCAACATAAGCgcaaatgcaaatatcattttaAATGTGCAGAGTGTAAAAAGGAACACAACACATTGTTGCATGGTATTGACTCACAAACTACTCCGTCTGTCACACTGCTCTCCAGCACCACTCAGGGTCAGGTATTGTTGCCTACTGCAAGAGTTAAACTTATTTCTCAGTCAGGCACAATCATTTACGCCAAGGCTCTGCTTGACAGTGGGTCGCAAGCTTCTTTTGTAACACAACGGGTAGTCGATTTATTACAAGTGAGTCCCACTAAATCTAATACTACTATAATAGGCATTACTAACCATGAAAAGTCTGTTGACAAATGTATAAACCTTGAGGTTCATTCCACTGTTTATCCATTCAAGATAAATGTCAACTGTCATGTGGTAAAAACGATAACCTCCAAATTGCCACAAACTCATGTCGACTTATCATCCATTGCACTGCCATCAAACTGCCAACTTGCCGACCCGTGCTTTTATAAACCTGGAGATGTGCACCTATTGCTTGGAGCTGACATATTTTTTCAGGTCCTCCTGACGCCCCTTGAAGGAGCCGCCACTACAAGCAGCCAGCGTTCTGCTTGCGGTCCGGGTGCAGCCAGTCCTGAGCAGCCATCAATACTACACACGTCTTTCGGTCACGTCGTCGCCGGCAGTACAGGCACGCCTACTACATCCA GGCCTATACTTGTTCGTGCGAAAGTCATCATGCAACAACTGTGGCTTAGTGAAACAGACTGGGACTCCATTCCGCCAGAAAACCTACGTAAGATGTGGGTCGATTTCTCACATGATTTATCACTCATGGAGCCAATTAAAGTGCCTCGATGTGTGACGACACAAGGTATAGCTGTCCACCAACTTATAGGGTTTGCTGACGCTTCATCAGTAGCATACGGTTGCTGCCTCTACTTGCGCTCTATCGACGCACAAGGTAACATTCGTCTTGAATTATTATGCTCCAAGTCCAGGGTAAACCCGCTCAGGAAACAGCTGACTGTGCCCAGGCTAGAATTGAATGCTGCGCTGCTTCTCTCGGAATTGTCTGTAAAG ACTGAAAGCCTCCGCGTCAGCTCAATTGATGGGTTCCTTGCCTGCTGA